One window of the Corticium candelabrum chromosome 7, ooCorCand1.1, whole genome shotgun sequence genome contains the following:
- the LOC134181998 gene encoding thiamine transporter 2-like yields the protein MSTYRHSWVYATTVLCCYGFFKEMKPSEPFLNPYLTSPKWKNFSNDVTDNKIYPVWTYSYMGALFIVLLITDYLLYRPLIMLESLAYLSTRVLLIWGSTVEQMQLMQFVYGIASATEIAYYSYIYAVVPDEHYRKVTSFTRMAVLLGRTVGWYAGQILFDTGALSLYHLNFVSFASVGVACVVTLFLPAVPVDGINSRCPEVHQCIAGCGKLKETVVTLGRGFVQTYSDKSLLRWSLWWAIATCGEFQVGNFVQNLWEEIDVKKDLNGYAQATATLAGFFVALAVAYCRMNWNVWGEMVLGVVSVGDAAVLFWMSQSSNVIVAYVLFLVFRVSYTLLITVATYEIAQRMEKQLYGLVFGCNMFVALVMQTILTFVLVDSSGPLHVSIRTQFVVISGYFFIIGCIFTGRGVYRITQVGCIRSVKNYLWVRPQARDPCVEDDDANIQNSDDSVELLKQ from the exons AATGACGTCACTGACAACAAAATCTACCCTGTGTGGACTTATTCCTATATGGGAGCGCTATTCATCGTCCTCCTTATTACCGACTACCTTCTCTACAGGCCGCTTATTATGTTAGAGAGTCTTGCTTATCTGTCGACTCGAGTTCTACTCATATGGGGTTCGACTGTCGAGCAGATGCAGTTGATGCAGTTTGTCTATGGCATTGCGTCGGCGACTGAGATTGCATACTACTCTTACATTTATGCGGTCGTTCCTGATGAGCATTATAGGAAAGTGACGAGTTTTACACGAATGGCCGTGCTGCTCGGTCGGACTGTCGGCTGGTATGCTGGACAGATCTTGTTTGATACGGGGGCTCTCTCGCTCTATCATCTGAATTTTGTCTCGTTTGCGTCTGTTGGTGTCGCCTGTGTTGTGACCCTTTTTCTTCCTGCTGTTCCTGTTGATGGAATCAACAGTCGATGCCCCGAGGTCCATCAGTGTATTGCAGGATGTGGTAAGTTGAAGGAAACCGTAGTAACTCTGGGACGCGGTTTCGTTCAGACTTACTCTGATAAAAGTCTTCTGCGTTGGTCGTTGTGGTGGGCGATTGCGACATGTGGAGAATTTCAAGTCGGAAATTTTGTGCAGAACCTCTGGGAGGAGATCGATGTCAAAAAGGACTTGAATGGATACGCTCAAGCGACGGCGACGCTGGCTGGGTTCTTTGTAGCTTTGGCTGTTGCTTACTGTCGGATGAATTGGAACGTCTGGGGTGAAATGGTGTTAGGTGTCGTGTCTGTGGGCGATGCTGCCGTTCTGTTTTGGATGTCACAGTCGTCAAATGTGATAGTTGCTTATGTgctgtttcttgtttttcGTGTTTCCTACACACTGCTCATTACAGTTGCAAC ATATGAGATCGCACAACGGATGGAAAAACAGCTATACGGTCTTGTCTTTGGATGCAACATGTTTGTTGCCCTCGTCATGCAGACGATCCTCACGTTTGTCCTTGTAGACAGCAGCGGCCCACTTCATGTTAGCATCAGAACACAA TTTGTAGTGATCAGTGGGTATTTCTTCATAATTGGCTGCATTTTCACTGGAAGGGGTGTTTATAGAATCACACAAGTCGGCTGCATTCGAAGCGTCAAGAACTACTTGTGGGTGAGGCCACAGGCGAGAGATCCTTGTGTTGAAGACGATGAtgcaaatatacaaaatagtGATGACTCTGTTGAGTTGCTCAAACAATAA
- the LOC134182029 gene encoding sepiapterin reductase-like, with product MSVSFSGRCFCVITGASQGFGRCLAVAFAQALSAGSSSLVDLVLTARGREGLEETKRLVLGITSTVNVHVVTGDIADINKLDNLCADLLQPSLGNKYEQTLLINNAGSVGDVSKHFRKCTNLEVQAEMNCNVTSFIVLTGKFIEHFHETPTAVVNISSLCALQPFASMGTYCTMKAARDMALKVYAKEQPKVICLNYAPGPLETAMTDTLRVNLVDEQIRGYFKKMKEEKTFVKMEDSAQKLIHLLRSGAFQSGDHVDFYDPMPTT from the exons ATGTCCGTCTCGTTCTCTGGGAGGTGCTTCTGCGTAATTACTGGCGCTAGTCAAGGCTTTGGTCGTTGTCTTGCGGTCGCTTTTGCGCAAGCGCTGTCTGCAGGTAGTTCATCGCTGGTGGACTTGGTGCTGACCGCACGAGGACGTGAAG GTTTGGAAGAGACCAAACGTCTCGTGTTGGGCATTACATCTACTGTCAATGTCCACGTGGTTACAGGAGACATTGCAGATATAAACAAATTGGATAACTTATGTGCTGACCTGCTACAACCATCTCTTGGCAACAAATATGAGCAGACGTTGTTGATTAACAATGCCGGTTCGGTGGGCGACGTCAGTAAACACTTCAGAAAGTGTACGAATTTGGAGGTTCAAGCGGAGATGAACTGCAATGTCACGTCGTTCATTGTTCTGACTGGAAAATTTATTGAGCATTTTCACGAGACTCCCACTGCTGTCGTCAACATCTCATCACTTTGTGCATTGCAGCCGTTTGCTTCCATGGGTACGTATTGTACTATGAAGGCAGCACGTGATATGGCACTAAAGGTGTATGCAAAGGAACAGCCCAAGGTCATTTGTCTCAACTATGCTCCTGGTCCATTGGAGACTGCGATGACTGACACACTACGAGTTAACTTGGTTGATGAGCAAATACGAGGATATTTCAAGAAGatgaaagaagagaagacgtTTGTAAAAATGGAGGATTCGGCGCAAAAGCTGATCCACTTGTTACGCTCGGGTGCGTTTCAATCCGGCGATCATGTCGACTTCTATGACCCCATGCCGACGACATAG